AAAAACCATCGGTTCATGCCCCTCTGCAGGTCATAGCACTGGCACAACGACGGCTAGGCTGCGTCAACGATCCTGATCCAGCCGTAACGATCATCCAGCTTGCCGGTCTGGATACCGGTCAGGGCATCATACAGTTTCTGGGTGATTGCGCCAACGCCACCGTCACCGACCTGCAACGCCTCATCCTTGTAGCCCAGCGTTCCCACCGGGGTCACCACGGCAGCAGTACCGCTGCCAAAGGCCTCAGTCACCTTGCCGTTGCGCAGGTCAGCAAACAGCTCATCCACATCAATCAACCGTTCCTCAACCGTGCAGCCAAGTTCAATCGCCAGCCGCAGCACCGATTCGCGGGTAATGCCGGACAGGATCGAACCGGTCAGGGGAGCGGTGACAATATGATTACCGTAGGCAAAGAACATGTTCATGGCACCGACCTCTTCAATGTAGCGCCGTTCCTTGCCGTCCAGCCAGAGTACCTGATCAAAGCCCTTCTTCTTGGCTTCCAGACCGGCCTTAAGGGAAGATGCATAGTTACCGCCGGTCTTGGCATCACCGGTGCCGCCTGCAACGGAACGGACGTATTTGTCCTCCACCAGGATGCTGACCGGGTTGAAGCCGGCTGCGTAATAGGCCCCCACCGGAGAAAGGATCACAAAGAAGTAATAGTGGTCGCCGGGCTTGACACCGAGGTAGGGGTCAACCGCAATCATGGCCGGACGGATATACATCGCGGTACCGGGTGCGGAGGGGATCCAGTCCTTTTCCAGCTCAACCAGTTTGTCGATGCCGTCCAGAAAGAGCTCTTCAGGCACTTCCGGCATGCACATCCGGCTGGCGGACTGATTGAAGCGCCGGGCGTTCATCTCGGGACGGAACAGGGCGATCCGGCCATCATCCCATTTGTAGGCCTTGAGTCCCTCAAAGATCTCCTGGGCATAATGCAAGACCGTTGTAGCCGGATCCAGCATGAACGGCTCGTATGGCTTGATCCGGGCATTATGCCAGCCTTTGTCGGCAGTCCACTCGACCAGCAGCATCCGGTCGGTAAACAGCCTGCCAAAGCCAAGTTGTGTTTCATCAGCCACCTTCTGCTTCATCTGCTCAGGGGCCAAGGGAAGTACTTCGATCTGCATCTGACACCTCCTGCAAAAATATCTGAACAAAAGAGGCGGCCCACGGCCGCCCTGTTCTTTTCATACTTACTGCCAGGCCGAAACAGTGTCAACCATTTCTTGGGGGCAAACCGGGGTAGAGAAATGGCGGCTGAAATTCCAGACACTGCTGCAGGCTGTTTTTTTGAGTCATTTGTAAAAAAATGTAGTCTGAGTGCTTGCAGACGGGAAAACTGGTGCTATCATGCTCTACCAAGTAGTAACCGGTGCAGGAGACGTCCTGTCCCGTATCCAACCAAGGGGGTACCCAGATGAAGAAGGCAGATCTCGTTGCAAAGATGGCAACCGACGCAGGCATCACCAAGGCACAGGCCGAAAAGGCACTGGCCGCCTTCACCGCTGCTACTGAAGCAGCCCTGAAAGCTGGCGACAAGGTAACACTGGTAGGATTTGGCACATTCAGTACCATCTCCCGCAAGGCCCGCACCGGCCGCAACCCCCAGACCGGCAAGGAGATCAAGATTGCAGCCAAGACATCGGCAAAGTTCTCACCCGGCAAGGGGCTGAAAGATCTGAAGATCAAGGCAGCCAAGAAGAAGTAAGCCTGCTTAAAGCTGTTAAAAAGCCCCGGTTCTCGGGGCTTTTCCTTTATGC
Above is a window of Trichlorobacter lovleyi SZ DNA encoding:
- a CDS encoding branched-chain amino acid aminotransferase — translated: MQIEVLPLAPEQMKQKVADETQLGFGRLFTDRMLLVEWTADKGWHNARIKPYEPFMLDPATTVLHYAQEIFEGLKAYKWDDGRIALFRPEMNARRFNQSASRMCMPEVPEELFLDGIDKLVELEKDWIPSAPGTAMYIRPAMIAVDPYLGVKPGDHYYFFVILSPVGAYYAAGFNPVSILVEDKYVRSVAGGTGDAKTGGNYASSLKAGLEAKKKGFDQVLWLDGKERRYIEEVGAMNMFFAYGNHIVTAPLTGSILSGITRESVLRLAIELGCTVEERLIDVDELFADLRNGKVTEAFGSGTAAVVTPVGTLGYKDEALQVGDGGVGAITQKLYDALTGIQTGKLDDRYGWIRIVDAA
- a CDS encoding HU family DNA-binding protein, with amino-acid sequence MKKADLVAKMATDAGITKAQAEKALAAFTAATEAALKAGDKVTLVGFGTFSTISRKARTGRNPQTGKEIKIAAKTSAKFSPGKGLKDLKIKAAKKK